GTGGTTGTTGAAGTTTAAACGTTATTGTCTGATCAGTAAGCGCAGACTGTTGTGTCCAAAGTTTTTATTTGCCACCTCTTCTCTATGTGTGCTTGTGAACGCTTCATCACCTGTGAGATCTTTAATCAATACAGGTCCATTGTGACCGGTGTCGAGAGGTGTGGATACAATAACTGCTGCAACTGACGCGTCAGCTACTGGTTGCTCCGACGCCGTGGCCATTTAGTTTTCGACTGTTGGTGATTgtaatttttggttttttttttttttgtgtttgtaGGTGTGTAGTTCCACGAATATTAGACCTATGTGTGATATTTTAGTTCGTAAAGGATGGCGCCATTTGATAAAACTTATTTTCGTCACCCAGTCGTGAGCCGGTTCTCAGTTATATTCTTGAGAACAGAGAGTATGGTTGAGTGTTTTGGGGTTGGATGTTCGCTCTCTGGTTCCGATATCGTGAATAACCCATTTAGAGATGAGGATATCAAAGGGGTTGCGTACAACCAAGTTGGATGTATTCGACTCGGATATGGACCGAGTGAGTGAGTTAGTGAGTTGATTGAGATAAAGTATCAACTCTCTTGATGTGACTTATCATGTGTGTCTCAGTGTGTATTTCTTATGATTGACAGTAGCATATTTTTAGGCAAACACTAGGGTTTAGTATTTTTCATGGGCCTGACCATGACGTGTTGTTCCTTATATGGCTGGACAATATTGGTAATTGGGCCCAAGCCTTTTAAGTCTTATTCGTTGAGTTTACGTGGCGCTATTGGCACGTATGCGCACTGCCATTTGTAAGGCCTACGTGACGTCAACCCCATGTACGGAGTTCGAGTGACGTCGCCGATGTATGTGAGTAGTCTGTGAGTCGTGAGCATGTCATTGACTTGTTGACGTATTTGGTCTTACTAATAGCCTGTATGCTGATGTCATCTATACGTTATCCGGGAGCCATAAGTCGTTAATGATATACTTGTGATCTTTTATTTTCTGCTAATTCGTTATTCTAGGTTATGGTATTTAGCTAACCGGATGTTGACCGATAGTCAATTTTCATTTAGTGTGAGCCTTAACTAGTTATTTATGGAAATATTATAGTATATACGGTAGGTGTATTATTAATAGATTTTTTTAAATTTCACTAATTTCATTGTCTTTCAATAAAATACAGTATCTCTTCATATAACACTAGTTTAATACCCGCAAATTCGCGGGGCTTTTATATGGGACTAACCAAGAATAAATTTGAAACTCCATAAACTCATATTTTATAATATTAGAATGGTTGCCAGTAATGGAACCAAATCATAGAATAATGTTGTATAGTGTCGATAAAATCAAAACAAATAAAACCATAAGCGCAAATAACAtcatgttttatatttttttttcttaaactTTATGTCTAGTTTCCCATATAAATAAATTATTGATTATAATTTACTCATTAATGAACATTAAAATCGTTATGAGAATAGTATTATAGTAATCAAACAAATAAACTTCTTGCTTATGAGGTCATTATGAAGATTAGAAAAAAATTAATGGTCTATATTATTGATACTAATTGAATGAATGGCTAAGATTAGTTGTAGCTATTAAAATGGCCTATTTTCAACTTTGTTGTTATTATATGTGTAAAATAGATAGATATTTTAATTTTAATCGGTTCCAATACACGAAGGTGAGATTTAGGGGAGTGGTATGTACACAACTtaattttgttatgtacacaactttCAAGCTTTACAATATTGTACTGTACAATAGTATAAAGCATGATGATTATGTATATAATAAAATTAAGTTATGTACATACCATCACCCATTTATAATTGGACATATTAATTTGGTATTGTGGAAACTCTATGGGATGGACGAATTACAAATTACAAAGCATATCATAATATGTGAGTCATCCTAGTATAAGgaaaaagtaataaaattggcatggGTATATAAACAGAAAAGAATTTCCCAAATAGACTCAACAAATGTAAACAACCAAATCTTTGTCACGTCCTCCTAGGTTCGAAATTAAGTTAAGCATCTTTGTTGCCACCACATCATAGGGTTTTGTGTATCACAAAACGCCAAGTTTCATGACCATTCAAGACTCAAGGGTACTACTGCTCACTGTCACCATTTCCCTCTTTTTGTACAAACCTTGATAGACTTGTTATGTAGTCCTATGACAAATGTCATTTTAGATTTCACTTCTATCTCTTACACACACTCTAAACACACCCACACACACTATAAACCTTTACTAATGCAATCTCATTGTAActgtaacaataacaacaataatgataatgatcgtATAATTAGCACTAACACAATTTTATCATCGTCATCTTCTTCTTGTTGTTCAAAACACACACCTTTTACACACACAAGTAAAACTATGGAGGAAGTTTGGAAAGATATCAACCCATCTGCCACCACAAACCACCGTGACGCCACCGTAAAAGGCTACCGTGGTTTTATTCTTCAAGACTTTTTAGCAAAACCCTTTTCGAGTAATGACGTCACACCCACTACTACTGTTTGTGGTTCATCACCAAGATATGGAAGCACTCCATCACCACCACAGCAACCACCGATGTTGTTGAACTTGAACTCGGGTCCGGACCAGTTGAATTTTCTGACTGAGGATCCGACCCGGAATGTTTGTCCTTTGGATGTGCCGTTTGACCAAGTTTTGGCATCGGCTAACTCTTCTTCAGGTTTGTTAGGTCATGGCATTGGTGGGATGAGGATGTTACCGGCTACCGACCGGAACGGTGGTGACCGCCGGCACAAACGGATGATAAAGAACCGGGAGTCAGCTGCTCGGTCAAGGGCCCGAAAACAGGTTGGTGGAAACTACTACTCCGTACTCGTAATAACTCTCTCTTTTCTTCATTTATTAGTCAACTCAACCTTGACCTCATTCATgactattttataatttttatatatggAGGTCATTTATTATTTATTTCTATGAAATAAAAAAAACATAAACTAAAAGAAATATGAAGTCAAATAATAATAGTTCAAAATTAAGTTTATTGAAGTAAAATTTTGTTAGAAATGCATTTTTTCTTTTGCAAATTTAAATGAAATAAAAAGGTATGTACATAACTATTTTATGGCTATTTTTGTCATTTACACAATCAATCATGTTTACTGTACAATCATGTTTTACAACCTAAAGCATGATTCTTTATATTTGAATAACTGTCactaaaatttaatattaaatgaAATATTCTAATGATATCCTAAAAAATATCGTTAGAAAATTTCATAGAAGAAAAATGAAGTTATTGGTTAAAACTCTATGTGCAACCAAAAATAATTAAGATTAATAGCTAAAAATTTCTATCaactagaaaaaaaaaattaaaaaaaaaaaaccatgaaTGACCAAAACTCATTTTTCATTTTCTTATAAATTTAACCTTGTGTTAttattgaatttatttatttatttattattgatgttatattcttgtgcattTAACATAATGAAATAAATATAACCAGATTTAAAAAAGAAGAAAATTTATGTCACAAATTAAATGCAGGTTATATGTTTACTCTCTTTATTAATAA
This genomic window from Rutidosis leptorrhynchoides isolate AG116_Rl617_1_P2 chromosome 2, CSIRO_AGI_Rlap_v1, whole genome shotgun sequence contains:
- the LOC139889033 gene encoding bZIP transcription factor 27-like is translated as MQSHCNCNNNNNNDNDRIISTNTILSSSSSSCCSKHTPFTHTSKTMEEVWKDINPSATTNHRDATVKGYRGFILQDFLAKPFSSNDVTPTTTVCGSSPRYGSTPSPPQQPPMLLNLNSGPDQLNFLTEDPTRNVCPLDVPFDQVLASANSSSGLLGHGIGGMRMLPATDRNGGDRRHKRMIKNRESAARSRARKQAYTNELENEVERLKEENAMLKRQQQQLQVATAAQTTKKGGLQRTSTAPF